Proteins encoded within one genomic window of Macaca thibetana thibetana isolate TM-01 chromosome 3, ASM2454274v1, whole genome shotgun sequence:
- the LOC126950965 gene encoding LOW QUALITY PROTEIN: keratin-associated protein 20-3 (The sequence of the model RefSeq protein was modified relative to this genomic sequence to represent the inferred CDS: substituted 1 base at 1 genomic stop codon), with amino-acid sequence MQHCQKDDTVNHPFSHLQNNLHQFTSMTVLWTRAKDLNSDTISYYGNYYGGLGYGYGCKYGXTSGFGAFRILDCGYRCGCGGL; translated from the exons ATGCAGCATTGCCAAAAAGATGATACTGTAAATCATCCTTTCAGTCATCTTCAAAATAATCTGCACCAATTTACTAGTATGACAGTGCTTTGGACAAGG GCTAAAGACTTAAATTCTGACACAATAAGCTACTATGGCAACTACTATGGAGGACTAGGCTATGGCTATGGCTGCAAATATGGTTAAACCTCTGGCTTTGGTGCCTTTAGAATCCTGGACTGTGGCTACAGATGTGGCTGTGGTGGGTTATGA